AAAGTTGATCAATCCGAATTTTACCAATTTATTCTGGCCATGTCAAACAAACATGCTGATGTTTTGGCCTAGTGTTTGACATGGCCAGAATAAATTGGTGAAAttgagattggtgtgtgtgtgtgtgtgtgctaccttcTAACCTTTTGGTATGCAATGTTGGAACTATATGAAGCTTTGGTTTAGCACCACAAAGAAATACCGGGTAGGCGTATCTCCTTAAAGACCTAACTATTCCTCAACAAATCCATTTCAGAATCTTCATAACGATAGAATTTAAatttgtgttcattttggaTGTTACAAATTAAACCACAGAGTGGCTGGGACTGCAAGGCAAAGCGAGTTTTGCTAGATGTCGTGACAAACTACTATAGAAGACGAGTAGTGAATGTATAAGGACTTTGATTTACCCATGTAGCTGAGGACACCTAGTGGCGGTTTCTCTATTAAAAAAATTGTATCACTGCTAACTTGCAGTAAAAGGAGGTTGCAATGCACTACTCTGCATTACAGTCATGGCTTTTAAGACGTTATGGTTAcggtcatagacatatatacagtatatatagtgtatatatgtctatggttacgGTAGCCCTGATAAAGGTTTCATCTCTCAGTCCAAGACTCGGCAAACACTGTGACCTACTGCAATCAGTAACTATAGCATGGATCTGCTATATGTAATCTATTTTAGTTACCAGCCTGCTCCAAGCTCTGTCACATCAGTATATTTACAAACGAGCTCAGAATTACATCTATTAACCACtgtgttatttttatttattactattcattAATACAGTTTTTGTTATTAATTGTACTTTACATTATAAAAGTGTAAATTTTGTGTCAAGAAGTCAAGTGTAAATTTGACCAAAATAGACTATACATTATTTTTGATCAGGAATAACAGAATAAACTTTAATTAGACTTAgatattttatttcaatttgtATAGTGTTCCACAATTTTATTAATAGGATGAAAATGTGCGGCACCCTAAGCTTCACCTTGTGCCACTACGGAAACCATTTTCAACGGCCCACAGGAAGCGGAAGTTGGGTACAAACCAGCAACGTGAAGCTAGCTAGCGATACTTGGCTATCGCcgatgttgtttgtttgatatGAAGCTAAATTTGTGATTTAGGAAGTAGTTGATTATCCCAGCTGGTCGGTATGGATAGCGGAAAACGACATAAGCGGCACGAATCTCCTATACGTGAGacaaaaattaaaattaaacaaGAAAAACTCAGTCCAGGCAAGGCTCAAAGATCACGCCGATCAAGTTCTGGGTCTGACCGTAGCAACTCAAGTCCCCCGAGAAGAAAAGGCAGCAGGTgtgtagctagctaactagccaacTCTGTCAAAATACTAAACTAGAAGTTGGGTGGTTggtgttttgtttaattttgtgAAAGTGCACAAACCCATCATAATGGTTAGTGATTTGTTTCCatcgctagctagcaagctggcGTTATTGTTGACTAACGGTAGCTAGTGAGCTATCGCTAGCTAACAACTTAATTATACCTAACTAACGTTATCGTGGTCTGTTTGTAAAGGTTATCGCTAGTCTAAAGGTACCCAGTCTCTGTGAGGTGAAAACGACATGCATATTTAGCTATGCTGAATCATCGCGTACTTTAGAATGGAAAGTGAACTCGTGTGTTTTTGTTAGATCACCACCCAGGAAAAAGGACCGTTCACCAGGAAAAAGAGATGGGTCGAGAGGCGGTCGGGACAAGAGGTCTCCCCCAAGCAGAAGTCGTAGCCCGTCACGCGATGCCGATACCAACGTTAAGCGGGTGATCTGTTCTTTCATTCTGTCATAGCACTAGTGTGTTTCCTCACAGAATCacactcatttttattttactcgTGGAGATAAACAATGCTCGTAGTACTCCATATGTACATTTTTAATTAGCCTATTACGTAGAATTTCACGTAACATTTAGTAATTAATTTACGTAATTAAGCCCCAAACATTCTGTGCTTATGATCACAGACTGTTGAAGTAATCTGTTGTAATGTATTATTTGCCCACCAGGAACGTGAAGATCATCGAGGCGGTGAAGAAAGGAGGCGTCCTGGTCGATGGGACGATGTGGACGACGGGCAggtgaagaaagagggagagcgcccccgtcagagagagagggatagagaacgagaaagagggagagatagggaaagaggagggggtggaggaagaggagctggtggaggaagaggagctggtggaggcagaggaggtggtggaggaagaggaggtggtggaggacgGGTTGAACCCACACGCGAACGGGACGCTCACATCTTCGAGGAGCAGCAGGCAGAGAGGGGGCAGCACGAGGAACAGCGGCGGGTGAGGAGATTCGCTAGACAGGGTGGGAGTGACGAGGACAATCCTCTTGGTGACCCGGACCAGGAAGAAGAACCCACAGAGATGGAAAAACCCAACTTTGAACTGTCAGGAGCCCTGGTGGAAGATACCAACACATTCAGAGGGGTGGTGATTAAATACAACGAGCCCCCTGAGGCCCGTATCCCTAAGAGGCGCTGGCGGCTGTACCCCTTTAAGAATGATGAGCCGCTCCCGGTTATGTACGTCCACAGGCAGAGTGCCTACCTTATGGGGCGCCAGAGGAAGATCGCTGATATCCCCATTGACCACCCCTCCTGCTCCAAACAACATGCCGTTTTCCAATATAGGTGAGGACATGTAGTTCCACCACCACAAAATTTACATGTTGAGACACCATCTTGTGTTCCATGCAAATATTGCTGTGTTTCAGTCTCATGGTGTTGTAGGCTTTGATTCTCATTGCCGCCTCAATGCATGTCAAAACAGGATACTAATCATGCATCGTGCCTGTGTCATGTGTGATTTTCTTGCTAATGTCACTGCAAAACGATTCGTTTGGTTCTTCTTTGGTAACTTAATGAAAATACAGCTACACAGCAAGTCATTCTAGTCATGTGAAACCTTATTAAACATGGCTGAATCATGTgtttattaaacaaacacattgaAGTTCCTTATAAAGTTTTCAGAGTAGTACTTGATGAACAGTTTTGTGGATTTGTTCCTCTTCAGGCTGGTGGAACACACCCGGCTCGACGGGACCTCAGGGCGTCGGGTGAAGCCCTACATCATCGACTTGGGCTCAGGCAATGGCACCTACCTGAACAACCAGCGCATTGACGCGCAACGCTACTATGAGCTGAAGGAGAAGGACGTGCTCAAGTTCGGCTTCAGCAGCCGCGAGTACGTGCTTCTGCACGAGACCTCCGACACCAGTGAGGTGGACGCCAGACCGGAGGATGAAGAGGACGAGGGGGTCGACGAGTAGGACTTAAGCTGGTCAGGGACAGAGGCATCATGGGGAACCTGTGTGACAGATGAGGTCACGGATTACAAAATGCCAGCTGACGacggagatgttttttttttcgaacTGTTTTCAGGTTTTaatggaacaaaaaaaaagtggaaacgTCTCCAACATGTCTGTATACTAAAAAGGCCTCAGTCTGAATGGAACTAGTATGTAAGACATTCTTATCTCAGGTGGTTAGTTGGAGTGCAGTAATGCAGTTTACGACATATTTCACTGCCTAGCCAAGCTCATGCCAATACCTACAAGTGCTTAATGCCAGCTTCATTAGCTCGATCACAAGACATTGCTATGTATTTAGTACTACACTTATCGTTGTATGTGTCCAAGCTAGTTACTGTCAGCACACCGGATGTGTAGAACGTTTGTGCTGGATTCTTCATTTTACGTCTAAAACAGGTGGGTTACGCTTCATTAGAGAAGAAAATGAAACCAAAACTATTATTTGTCCTATTTGTAATCAGAGTGTAGAATGCGatagctgtgctgtgttgtctcCATTGAGTTCAGgcagtatttgtttttgtactGGCATTGCTCTTTATCGCTGGTATCACAATGCGAAGAAATTGACTATTTTCATGTATTATGACAAAAGGAATAGGGCTGTACAGTTAGTAACAACCCATTTGTTTTGTAAGCCCCAGAGTGTCTTGGCATATCTATATTTTTAGTTAGTTTTAGATGTTTTGTATtgtaaataaacatgttttctttcAGTGAGAAATTTTGAATGGCAGATTTCAATGTCTAGTAAGTTACGCAGTTTATTTACAAACACCTCTTGTCTGCAGATACACTATAAACTTAAGGCCGCAAGGATTCAGTTTTCTTGTCATGCAATTTTAGtcaatttatttttcagtaCTTTGGTAAAGTGACATGCATTTCTAATCAATAGATACTAGGTAGAGTTGGGTAAtactgtaaaaataaaaataaatacatgagtATTGTAATATTTAAAATACCTTGCTCAAGTATCATCTCAGCATTGTCTTAAAGCTGGAGCAGGCTGGGCAGAAGAACTCACCACAAGAACACTGGATCTGCAGGAGGGGCAATACTTTCAGGCAATAGAGAAGgctgctgtatatgtgtgtatatacactaCCATGCAAAAGTTTGGAATCTCCCAGAAAATGACACGTTTTCCAGGAAAACTGGGGGAAAAAATTCAAGACCGTGACGAGATTAGAAATAATTGTTGAACTTGAATATTTGCGTTCATCACAGAATCCTCCATTTAGAGCAATTACAAACTTGGCAGCGTTACTACTTGACTGCTTTTCACTAAACAGGTCTTGCATAATTTGTATTGATGCTTGAGTCTCTTGTCTTATTGTAGGACAAAATGGCTCCAACCAAGTGCCATCCAGGGTATGGCTTGGCGATGGAGTTATGGTAAAACGCTGTCCATAGGTTATGGCATGGCGATGGAGTTATGGTAAAATGGAGTAATAGCCTTCcttgttaaagcagcaatacggaattctgttccaaaactagcaagctaactacctaaaaggtatgcaaaaaccttgcaaacaccaccaacagccctgTTGACACTGATACAAGCTTgcaaacacacttacagtatagctggcaatgttatgctgtgaaagctt
The DNA window shown above is from Clupea harengus chromosome 11, Ch_v2.0.2, whole genome shotgun sequence and carries:
- the snip1 gene encoding smad nuclear-interacting protein 1, which encodes MDSGKRHKRHESPIRETKIKIKQEKLSPGKAQRSRRSSSGSDRSNSSPPRRKGSRSPPRKKDRSPGKRDGSRGGRDKRSPPSRSRSPSRDADTNVKREREDHRGGEERRRPGRWDDVDDGQVKKEGERPRQRERDRERERGRDRERGGGGGRGAGGGRGAGGGRGGGGGRGGGGGRVEPTRERDAHIFEEQQAERGQHEEQRRVRRFARQGGSDEDNPLGDPDQEEEPTEMEKPNFELSGALVEDTNTFRGVVIKYNEPPEARIPKRRWRLYPFKNDEPLPVMYVHRQSAYLMGRQRKIADIPIDHPSCSKQHAVFQYRLVEHTRLDGTSGRRVKPYIIDLGSGNGTYLNNQRIDAQRYYELKEKDVLKFGFSSREYVLLHETSDTSEVDARPEDEEDEGVDE